A region of Amyelois transitella isolate CPQ chromosome 11, ilAmyTran1.1, whole genome shotgun sequence DNA encodes the following proteins:
- the LOC106134930 gene encoding ubiquitin domain-containing protein UBFD1 — MEYIASEKGDSTENRDPNSLISNGTSKTATDNKPNVDSEKSHMEAPASVACTSELAEESEVYEIPEQIEFTVVFNKTKHDITFAYDATVLDLKAHLERICGVPQSAQKLIIKGMAKDNVTLRQAGVVKGGKVMLVGSKMDDILAMKSAPKEVLEEKACSQSSKEPLCMQKIHRKVLDKGIPPDVMPGIKGVKEPLPPIPLCGMLNKHGGKVRLTFKPEQDQLWLGTKERTEKLAMTSIKSITSEPIKGHEEYHIMGLQLGPTEASRYWVYWVPAQYIEAIKDAVLGVWQFF; from the exons ATGGAATATATTG cTTCCGAAAAGGGGGATTCAACTGAAAACCGGGATCCAAATTCATTAATATCCAATGGAACATCGAAGACTGCGACGGACAACAAACCAAATGTGGACAGTGAGAAATCGCACATGGAGGCTCCCGCAAGCGTCGCGTGCACCTCGGAGCTTGCAGAAGAGTCTGAAGTGTATGAAATTCCAGAACAGATCGAATTTACTGTAGTTTTTAACAAGACAAAACATGACATTACGTTTGCTTACGACGCGACAGTGTTAGATTTAAAAGCTCATTTGGAAAGAATATGTGGGGTGCCGCAGTCAGCTCAGAAACTCATAATCAAGGGCATGGCAAAAGATAATGTCACACTAAGACAAGCTGGAGTTGTGAAAGGTGGAAAAGTTATGTTGGTTGGCTCAAAAATGGATGATATTCTTGCTATGAAGAGTGCACCTAAG GAAGTATTAGAAGAAAAAGCCTGTAGCCAGTCAAGTAAGGAGCCGCTGTGCATGCAGAAAATTCACAGGAAAGTTCTGGATAAGGGCATCCCTCCTGATGTCATGCCAGGAATCAAGGGAGTTAAG GAACCACTGCCCCCGATACCACTGTGTGGGATGTTAAATAAGCATGGCGGGAAAGTCAGGCTCACATTCAAACCTGAGCAAGACCAACTGTGGCTGGGCACTAAGGAACGCACGGAGAAGCTCGCCATGACATCcataaaaa GTATCACTTCAGAGCCAATAAAAGGTCATGAAGAATATCATATTATG GGTCTACAACTGGGCCCAACAGAGGCTTCCAGGTATTGGGTGTACTGGGTGCCGGCTCAGTACATAGAAGCCATCAAGGACGCCGTTCTTGGCGTCTGGCAGTTCTTCTAA
- the LOC106134972 gene encoding uncharacterized protein LOC106134972 isoform X1, with protein MQKLTKEKRRLNRRIRNIQRSAIERGLDKELLKHYNYICNYDHEAAALKGSNRKLILISVTLFILLVISGIAVNTILSSRCVLPSNYLVWEATRPLADCVYCENVTKPIILQNVTRRNFASFAYSSKPIIVKNAIKHWKAAKELNFNTFKQLYQQTVGSYESLEEGCQFLNFKTDLFTLKEVFEMPEARIRNDPGEKPWYVGWGNCHPDILSRVRQYYSVPEFLPQDAEFPATENIFFGYEMGAVMHLDYIPRLMWQGQVRGNKTWSVAPVPECDHICHKFEYYVEPGDVVLLDTRIWYHATSIPKGQFSLTVQSEYG; from the exons ATGCAAAAGCTGACAAAAGAAAAGAGAAGGTTAAATAGAAGAATACGAAACATTCAAAGAAGTGCAATAGAAAGAGGCTTAGACAAAGAATtgttaaaacattataattacaTCTGTAATTATGATCACGAAGCTGCTGCTTTGAAGGGTTCAAATAGGAAGTTAATACTGATATCAGTCacattatttatcttattagTTATTAGTGGCATTGCAGTGAATACTATTTTAAGCTCTAGATGTGTGTTACCTAGTAATTATTTGGTGTGGGAGGCGACGCGGCCTCTCGCCGATTGTGTCTATTGCGAGAATGTTACGAAACCTATTATTCTACAGAACGTCACGCGGCGGAATTTCGCT AGTTTTGCATATTCATCAAAACCcataatagtaaaaaatgcaataaaacaTTGGAAGGCAGCTAAGGagttaaattttaacacaTTTAAACAACTATATCAGCAAACAGTGGGCAGTTACGAAAGCCTTGAAGAAGGGTGCCAATTCCTTAACTTTAAAACTGATCTTTTTACCTTGAAAGAAGTGTTTGAGATGCCAGAAGCTAGGATAAGAAATGATCCCGGAGAAAAGCCGTGGTATGTGGGGTG GGGTAATTGCCATCCAGATATTTTATCAAGAGTGAGACAGTATTATAGTGTGCCAGAGTTTCTTCCCCAAGATGCAGAGTTTCCCGCTacagaaaacatattttttggatATGAAATGGGAGCTGTTAtgcat TTGGACTATATCCCAAGACTGATGTGGCAGGGCCAAGTGAGAGGGAACAAAACATGGTCTGTTGCACCTGTGCCTGAGTGTGATCATATTTGCCATAAATTTGAGTATTATGTTGAACCTGGTGATGTAG TTTTGCTGGATACTCGTATTTGGTACCACGCGACAAGCATTCCTAAGGGTCAGTTCTCACTGACCGTGCAATCTGAATACGGATGA
- the LOC106135168 gene encoding polycomb protein suz12-B → MPPKKRDKDNDTNKNSKIDHLQADHELFLQAFEKPTQIYRFLRTRNMLSPIFLNRTLSYMKRRMSRSNKGRCGFKIDTLLEKITLKKSTELQPNSLGGYMTLTFLGFYDKSLDDPRDYQVKVETLLLKICHKKRKESSSAIVEVSVGSCSVPLNPSTSEPPAMASAVSISSETFSPSQGPNVKSYMLMLRVTVTKASANTNGATSSTEITNGDCIEPVTKRLKSNSTDHLNSPPDNKWTKLYGSELIVYDKHNRCLLTNGEYDLVLHDAAPGGRGAAIARSPHKALMAQWETIPNENELQTDTNPFDIFKVRPLLKLKLSWSQEPTNGLVNRPKLYQQSETNGAKKESGSSKDRLSMKNGNSDSKNGEKSKTEASEGESKRQQIIYQFLYNNNSRQQTEACDDLHCPWCSLDCGSLYSLLKHLKLCHSRFNFTYFPIPGGARIDVSINELYDGSYTGSPHDLIAAQGRGPPAAGPRAGPARRTALTHVLLWRPRRARRPLRHSLAEFLELDDAEVVEAQRPYLTGHNRLYHHTITCLPVYPNELDIDSESETDPLWLQQKTMMMIDEFTDVNEGEKELMKMWNLHVMKYNYVGDCQIPLACQMFLQMKGKELLEKNLYRNFILHMCSLHDFGLLSPVALYQTIQMLNQMLADNAEAKEKMRESLKAQREHWHAVGKYQQPAIIEQKPQTSIAKLNNIEASPSVRRKTSNLQNANRMASNANFNKSASPGPSHTETKRKMSSGSIQSRKRSSISERKSSV, encoded by the exons ATGCCTCCCAAGAAACGTGATAAGGATAATGACACTAACAAAAACTCAAAAATTGACCACCTACAAGCTGACCATGAGTTATTTTTACAAGCATTCGAAA AACCTACTCAAATATACAGATTCTTACGAACACGCAATATGCTTTCG cccATTTTCCTCAATAGAACTCTTTCATACATGAAACGGCGGATGTCTAGGAGTAATAAGGGTCGATGTGGATTCAAAATCGACACTCTACTAGAGAAAATCACCCTAAAAAAGAGCACAGAACTGCAACCAAACAGTTTAGGAGGTTACATGACTTTAACATTTCTAggattttatgataaaagtttGGATGACCCAAGAGACTACCAAGTAAAGGTGGAAACACTATTGTTGAAGATATGCCACAAGAAAAGGAAAGAAAGCTCTTCTGCTATAGTTGAAGTTTCA GTCGGTAGCTGTTCTGTGCCACTCAACCCTTCCACATCAGAACCTCCAGCTATGGCGTCCGCAGTGAGCATCTCCAGCGAGACCTTCAGTCCCTCACAGGGGCCCAATGTAAAGTCTTACATGCTCATGCTGAGGGTCACAGTGACTAAGGCATCCGCCAATACAAATGGTGCGACTAGTTCTACTGAAATTACTAATGGCGATTGTATTG AACCTGTCACCAAGAGGTTGAAATCGAACTCGACGGACCACCTCAACTCGCCGCCGGACAACAAATGGACGAAGCTATACGGCAGCGAGCTGATAGTGTACGACAAGCACAACCGCTGCCTGCTCACCAACGGCGAGTACGACCTGGTGCTGCACGACGCGGCGCCGGGCGGCCGCGGCGCCGCCATCGCGCGCTCGCCGCACAAGGCGCTCATGGCGCAGTGGGAGACCATTCCTAAT GAAAATGAACTACAAACAGACACAAATCCATTTGACATATTTAAAGTGAGACCACTGTTGAAACTCAAATTGAGTTGGAGTCAGGAACCGACGAACGGTCTAGTCAATCGGCCCAAACTGTACCAGCAGAGCGAGACTAATGGAGCTAAGAAGGAAAGTGGTTCGAGCAAAGACCGTTTGTCTATGAAGAACGGCAATAGTGATAGTAAAAATG GTGAAAAGTCAAAAACAGAAGCAAGCGAAGGGGAATCAAAACGTCAACAGATAATATACCAGTTCCTTTATAACAATAACTCGAGGCAGCAAACTGAAGCCTGTGACGACTTACATTGTCCGTGGTGCTCACTCGACTGCGGCTCTCTATACTCGCTGCTAAAACATCTCAAGCTGTGCCATTCTAGGTTCAACTTCACTTATTTC CCAATCCCCGGCGGCGCGCGCATCGACGTGTCGATCAACGAGCTGTACGACGGGTCGTACACGGGGTCGCCGCACGACCTGATCGCGGCGCAGGGCCGCGGGCCGCCCGCCGCCGGGCCGCGCGCCGGGCCCGCGCGCCGCACCGCGCTCACGCACGTGCTGCTGtggcgcccgcgccgcgcccgccgcccgcTGCGCCACAGCCTGGCCGAGTTCCTGGAGCTGGACGACGCGGAGGTGGTGGAGGCGCAGAGGCCTTATCTCACTGGACATAATAG ACTGTATCATCACACAATAACTTGCCTGCCTGTGTACCCCAACGAACTGGACATAGACTCTGAAAGTGAGACGGATCCTCTTTGGCTGCAGCAGAAgacgatgatgatgatagACGAGTTCACCGACGTCAACGAGGGAGAAAAAGAACTCATGAAAATGTGGAATCTCCATGTGATGAAGTACAACTATGTGGGAGACTGCCAGATACCGCTAGCCTGCCAAATGTTCCTACAAATGAAAGGGAAGGAGCTACTAGAGAAGAATCTGTACAGAAACTTTATTCTCCACATGTGTTCTCTCCACGATTTCGGACTATTAAGCCCCGTTGCGTTATATCAGACAATACAAATGCTGAACCAAATGTTGGCAGACAATGCTGAAGCCAAAGAAAAAATGCGCGAGTCGCTCAAAGCGCAGAGAGAACATTGGCATGCTGTAGGGAAATACCAACAACCGGCTATCATAGAGCAAAAACCACAAACAAGTATAGCTAAACTAAACAATATCGAGGCTTCACCATCCGTTAGACGGAAAACTTCTAATCTACAAAACGCTAACCGAATGGCCAGCAATGCTAACTTCAACAAATCAGCTAGCCCTGGACCAAGCCATACAGAGACTAAAAGGAAAATGTCTTCAGGCAGTATTCAGAGTCGCAAACGGTCTTCAATATCAGAAAGAAAGAGCTCCGTATAG
- the LOC106134863 gene encoding fas-binding factor 1 homolog codes for MSFNIDDPLAGILSDGSDDSFFDDDIIGKKKPAKKKMTPTMEKKNALFDLDSDKPVTSDKNTGILEEKIENLSDLGKRDSRKELDFDLTSTKVSKDPFKMEITKSKVTEKIDTVKSPAKTKSASHEALDMLGELGVTKKETMKPLEKGKSSQSLLDDILGGPSKTVVTSQARPSTGAKKSEFDFDSILGINETKQTVSAAARNVSQKPATVAKSEKTKEDAPKKKTSEDWLGIFKDKDENNDENDDDMPAWLVGGDSKKKKAEQLKKAASKPAGEEVKKEVKAEEEATRQKDPIQINMEQINVPPSAGLLYGSNENMATEGATLYLQQQESQLMVALQLKAQEEKLAALQMRQKESQRVQREAALAQHAQLDAMLQRQAAHRQQMQAIISAHQERITQRIKALLGTSDVDVDGGINTDAEVEPTEHNNETPHMKEKKQLLQLVQSLQENHDKEIDLMETSYRRQLAFLEISLSQSEERMKEESDKLVKFYSEKISWLEEHHHLHKKLTEDNLNELTERHKAENEMLRQQYLENVRVLQEHHASLMENIKKAVKQEQILIQDAAGFSSNLQELVMDVKESKSQCQILVERVQTISENNQKDIERSLQFRESHINDILEQLKKERENFENEKSETREIVKTMENRLKQMTNMMEEDAASMKQKKMEFEFEKATFSKQTEFAKNLLKKQDEEIKMMREEIQKEYQEKISKIDEEKKKAVKDSALLAKEKASIQTVKQELETLKAELQAQLEEVTEERSKLNVDKQHMHMEEQRILAKSRDLDLLAKTAIDRQSQADKKYSEAEYLQRKYEERIRRIQEHVVSLNTREKQIAREKVALSRERLNLHNERKQIESRLPCSLCKSSQNVPQYYEPNYLTDFNVSVTRDGNAPNVEVSSAMNAIEQEMAFLMSRNFSLRHGATTAVHEGRGGGDDLQNNQPESGILKDYMDPKLMMLRLDVQQVLSNLDHSKKEEEENINVEE; via the exons ATGAGCTTTAACATTGACGATCCATTGGCTGGCATATTGAGTGATGGAAGTGATGATAGTTTTTTTGATGACGATATTATAGGAAAGAAAAAGCCagcgaagaaaaagatgaCTCCAACGATGGAAAAGAAAAATGCTTTATTTGATTTAGATTCCGATAAACCGGTAACGTCCGATAAAAATACTGGTATATTAGAAGAAAAGATTGAAAATCTTTCTGATTTAGGGAAAAGGGATAGTAGGAAGGAATTGGATTTTGACTTAACTTCCACAAAAGTTAGCAAAGATCCatttaaaatggaaattaCGAAAAGTAAAGTTACAGAAAAAATTGATACTGTGAAATCACCTGCCAAAACTAAAAGCGCTAGTCATGAAGCTCTTGATATGTTAGGTGAACTAGGGGTAACTAAAAAGGAAACCATGAAACCATTGGAGAAGGGTAAAAGTTCACAATCTTTGCTTGACGATATTCTAGGAGGGCCATCGAAAACAGTTGTAACATCACAAGCCAGACCAAGTACCGGTGCAAAAAAATCGGAGTTCGATTTCGATTCAATTTTAGGTATAAATGAAACTAAGCAAACGGTATCTGCTGCGGCCAGAAACGTATCTCAAAAACCTGCTACTGTCGCCAAGTCAGAAAAAACTAAAGAGGATGCTCCTAAGAAAAAGACTAGTGAAGATTGGCTTGgtatatttaaagataaagatgagaataatgatgaaaatgatgatgatatgcCAGCATGGTTAGTTGGTGGAGATAGCAAGAAGAAAAAAGCAGAACAATTAAAGAAAGCTGCAAGTAAACCAGCAGGCGaagaagtaaaaaaagaagttaaaGCAGAAGAAGAAGCCACTAGACAAAAAGATCCGATTCAAATTAACATGGAGCAAATCAATGTGCCTCCAAGTGCAGGGTTGCTATACGGAAGCAATGAAAATATGGCAACGGAGGGGGCCACTTTATACCTACAACAGCAAGAATCCCAGTTGATGGTAGCACTACAGCTTAAAGCACAGGAGGAAAAATTGGCTGCATTGCAAA TGCGTCAAAAAGAAAGCCAGAGGGTACAACGCGAGGCAGCTTTAGCCCAACATGCGCAGTTGGATGCCATGCTTCAGCGTCAAGCGGCTCACAGACAACAGATGCAAGCTATCATCTCTGCTCACCAGGAACGGATTACGCAGAGAATTAAG GCCCTATTAGGAACTAGCGATGTAGATGTAGACGGTGGAATCAACACTGATGCTGAAGTGGAACCAACGGAACACAACAATGAAACGCCCCACATGAAAGAGAAAAAACAATTGCTTCAACTAGTACAATCGTTACAAGAAAACCACGACAAAGAGATAGATCTTATGGAGACATCATATAG ACGACAACTAGCGTTCTTAGAGATTTCACTAAGCCAATCTGAGGAAAGAATGAAAGAAGAAAGCGACAAATTAGTAAAGTTCTATTCTGAGAAGATAAGTTGGTTGGAAGAGCATCATCACTTGCACAAGAAATTGACTGAAGACAATCTGAATGAACTGACAGAGAGGCACAAAGCTGAAAATGAAATGCTGAGACAACAGTATTTAGAGAATGTGAGAGTGTTACAGGAACACCATGCCTCTCTTATGGAGAatataaa GAAAGCTGTAAAACAAGAACAAATTCTCATACAAGATGCAGCCGGTTTCTCATCAAACTTACAAGAGTTGGTAATGGATGTCAAAGAAAGTAAATCTCAGTGCCAAATTTTAGTAGAAAGAGTTCAAACTATATCTGAAAATAACCAGAAAGATATCGAAAGAAGTTTACAGTTCAGGGAATCGCATATTAATG atATACTTGAACAACTAAAGAAAGAACGTGAAAACTTTGAAAATGAGAAATCCGAGACAAGAGAGATAGTCAAAACAATGGAAAATAGACTGAAACAAATGACTAAT ATGATGGAGGAAGATGCGGCTTCAatgaaacagaaaaaaatggagtttgaatttgaaaaggcaacgttcagtaAACAGAcggaatttgcgaaaaatctGTTGAAGAAACAGGATGAAGAAATTAAG ATGATGAGAGAAGAGATCCAAAAAGAATATCAGGAGAAAATATCGAAAATCGACGAAGAAAAGAAGAAAGCTGTGAAGGACAGTGCATTATTGGCAAAAGAAAAGGCTTCAATACAAACCGTAAAACAAGAACTGGAA ACATTGAAGGCAGAATTACAAGCTCAACTGGAAGAAGTCACAGAAGAGAGATCAAAGCTTAATGTGGACAAACAGCACATGCATATGGAAGAGCAAAGAATTTTAGCGAA gAGTCGCGACTTGGATTTACTAGCAAAAACCGCAATAGACAGGCAATCTCAAGCAGACAAGAAATACTCTGAAGCGGAATATCTACAGCGTAAATACGAGGAAAGAATACGTCGCATACAAGAACACGTGGTCTCATTGAACACGAGAGAAAAGCAAATAGCCAGGGAAAAAGTTGCATTGTCCAGAGAAAGGTTGAATCTACACAACGAGAGGAAGCAAATTGAGAGTAGACTTCCATGCTCTTTATGTAAATCTTCGCAAAATGTGCCCCAATATTATGAACCAAATTATTTAACAGATTTTAATGTTTCCGTGACAAGAGATGGTAATGCCCCAAACGTAGAAGTGAGTAGTGCAATGAATGCGATAGAACAAGAGATGGCATTTTTAATGAGTAGGAATTTTAGCTTGAGACACGGCGCTACTACGGCGGTACATGAGGGTAGAGGCGGTGGTGATGACTTGCAAAATAATCAACCTGAGTCGGGAATCTTGAAG gatTACATGGATCCCAAATTAATGATGCTACGTTTGGACGTTCAGCAAGTTCTAAGTAATTTAGA
- the LOC106134972 gene encoding uncharacterized protein LOC106134972 isoform X2, with the protein MQKLTKEKRRLNRRIRNIQRSAIERGLDKELLKHYNYICNYDHEAAALKGSNRKLILISVTLFILLVISGIAVNTILSSRCVLPSNYLVWEATRPLADCVYCENVTKPIILQNVTRRNFASFAYSSKPIIVKNAIKHWKAAKELNFNTFKQLYQQTVGSYESLEEGCQFLNFKTDLFTLKEVFEMPEARIRNDPGEKPWGNCHPDILSRVRQYYSVPEFLPQDAEFPATENIFFGYEMGAVMHLDYIPRLMWQGQVRGNKTWSVAPVPECDHICHKFEYYVEPGDVVLLDTRIWYHATSIPKGQFSLTVQSEYG; encoded by the exons ATGCAAAAGCTGACAAAAGAAAAGAGAAGGTTAAATAGAAGAATACGAAACATTCAAAGAAGTGCAATAGAAAGAGGCTTAGACAAAGAATtgttaaaacattataattacaTCTGTAATTATGATCACGAAGCTGCTGCTTTGAAGGGTTCAAATAGGAAGTTAATACTGATATCAGTCacattatttatcttattagTTATTAGTGGCATTGCAGTGAATACTATTTTAAGCTCTAGATGTGTGTTACCTAGTAATTATTTGGTGTGGGAGGCGACGCGGCCTCTCGCCGATTGTGTCTATTGCGAGAATGTTACGAAACCTATTATTCTACAGAACGTCACGCGGCGGAATTTCGCT AGTTTTGCATATTCATCAAAACCcataatagtaaaaaatgcaataaaacaTTGGAAGGCAGCTAAGGagttaaattttaacacaTTTAAACAACTATATCAGCAAACAGTGGGCAGTTACGAAAGCCTTGAAGAAGGGTGCCAATTCCTTAACTTTAAAACTGATCTTTTTACCTTGAAAGAAGTGTTTGAGATGCCAGAAGCTAGGATAAGAAATGATCCCGGAGAAAAGCCGTG GGGTAATTGCCATCCAGATATTTTATCAAGAGTGAGACAGTATTATAGTGTGCCAGAGTTTCTTCCCCAAGATGCAGAGTTTCCCGCTacagaaaacatattttttggatATGAAATGGGAGCTGTTAtgcat TTGGACTATATCCCAAGACTGATGTGGCAGGGCCAAGTGAGAGGGAACAAAACATGGTCTGTTGCACCTGTGCCTGAGTGTGATCATATTTGCCATAAATTTGAGTATTATGTTGAACCTGGTGATGTAG TTTTGCTGGATACTCGTATTTGGTACCACGCGACAAGCATTCCTAAGGGTCAGTTCTCACTGACCGTGCAATCTGAATACGGATGA